CGCAGTGGCTGGCCCGGCAGGTCGGCCAGCCGTATCTACGCATCGACCCGCTGAAGATCGACGTCGCGACGGTGGTGCCGTTGATGTCTCAGGCCTTCGCCCAGCGCCACGCCATTCTCGCGGTGGCCGTGGATACACACAGCGTCACGGTGGCCAGCACTCAACCCCACGTCAGTGCCTGGGAAGCCGGGCTGTCCCAGGTGCTCAAACGCTCGGTCAAGCGCGTGGTGGCCAGCCCTCAAGCCATCCAGCGCTGTATCAACGAATTTTATCGGCTGGCCAGGTCAGTCAGCGGCGCCGATCAGAACATGGCGGCGCCCGGCGGTGGCGAACTGCTCAGCCTCGGCGCCAGCGACAAGGAGCCGGACGCCAACGACGCGCATATCGTCAATATCGTCGATTGGCTCTTGCAGTACGCCTTCGGTCAGCGGGCCAGTGATATCCATATCGAACCTTGCCGGGATCAGGGCCGTGTGCGCTTTCGCATCGATGGGCTGCTGCATGACGTCTACCAGTTTCCGCCCCAGGTCACCACCGCCGTGGTCAGCCGCCTGAAAAGCCTTGGGCGAATGAATGTGGCCGAGAAACGCAAACCCCAGGACGGCCGCGTCAAGACCCGAACCCCGGCGGGCGCCGAAGTGGAGCTGCGCCTTTCGACCCTGCCCACCGCCTTTGGCGAGAAGCTGGTCATGCGCATTTTTGATCCTCAGGTGCTGCTCAAGAATTTCGACGAGCTGGGTTTGTCTGCCGACGATCAACAGCGCTGGCAGGCCATGACCCGTCAGGCCAACGGCATCATCCTGGTCACCGGCCCCACCGGCTCGGGCAAGACCAGCACGCTCTACACCACCCTCAAGCAACTGGCGAGCCGCGAGGTCAACCTGTGCACGGTGGAAGATCCGATCGAAATGGTCGAGCCGGCGTTCAACCAGATGCAGGTGCAGCACAACATCGACCTGACCTTCGCCAGCGGTGTCCGCGCGTTGCTGCGCCAGGACCCGGACATCATCATGATCGGCGAGATTCGCGACCAGGAAACCGCCGAAATGGCGATCCAGGCCGCGCTGACCGGGCACCTGGTGCTGTCGACCCTACACACCAACGATGCGCCGAGTGCCATCAGCCGCTTGCAGGAGCTGGGTGTCGCGCATTATTTGATCAAGGCCACCCTGATAGGCGTCATGGCGCAACGCTTGGTGCGCGTGCTGTGCCCCCATTGCAAAAGCGCCGTGGCTGAAGTTTATGAAGCTGTCGGCTGCGTGGAGTGCCGCGACAGTGGCTATCGAGGCAGAGCCGGGCTCTACGAAATCATGAGCCTGGACGAAACCCTCAAGGCGCTGATCACCCCCGGCGCGGACGTGCAGGCCTTGCGTCATGCGGCTCTGCGTCAAGGCATGCACAGCCTGCGGATGGCCGGCCTGCAAAAGGTGAAGGCCGGGCTGACAACG
Above is a genomic segment from Pseudomonas sp. R5-89-07 containing:
- a CDS encoding GspE/PulE family protein; this encodes MPTALQDRPLELHRLLPALVEQEVISAAVAQRLSSAPPSTQHPLERIAAEGPCLETLTQWLARQVGQPYLRIDPLKIDVATVVPLMSQAFAQRHAILAVAVDTHSVTVASTQPHVSAWEAGLSQVLKRSVKRVVASPQAIQRCINEFYRLARSVSGADQNMAAPGGGELLSLGASDKEPDANDAHIVNIVDWLLQYAFGQRASDIHIEPCRDQGRVRFRIDGLLHDVYQFPPQVTTAVVSRLKSLGRMNVAEKRKPQDGRVKTRTPAGAEVELRLSTLPTAFGEKLVMRIFDPQVLLKNFDELGLSADDQQRWQAMTRQANGIILVTGPTGSGKTSTLYTTLKQLASREVNLCTVEDPIEMVEPAFNQMQVQHNIDLTFASGVRALLRQDPDIIMIGEIRDQETAEMAIQAALTGHLVLSTLHTNDAPSAISRLQELGVAHYLIKATLIGVMAQRLVRVLCPHCKSAVAEVYEAVGCVECRDSGYRGRAGLYEIMSLDETLKALITPGADVQALRHAALRQGMHSLRMAGLQKVKAGLTTMAEVLRVTPGDSVTNPLFVGH